The Leptidea sinapis chromosome 15, ilLepSina1.1, whole genome shotgun sequence genome window below encodes:
- the LOC126968461 gene encoding uncharacterized protein LOC126968461: MRRQGRLSASGALVVRTASALQVWLWLLLFVFQNEFRISRSIQPGYLDFDNLPETNFTCTGKVIGGYYADLETSCQMFHVCTVGQQDEPMDIKFLCLNGTVFDQETRVCERVDEVDCTKSEKFYSLNLELYGNTVPPIIDPESSSQSTPTDSQIKGEESTESFVNESSTNASKTQNQTIDLIDTTEDPVHETNKNEFKDQINNKPTLISISKQEEEEYEEDEEDSIDSENAEYEDEYPNTVTTSMVHTITTTSSTTKIPTSSSALPMRTHRPPVTHYISSHPPTISSVAPSTYSSVTSTSKPSSTLDPSLLSPQEFIYRHRGPGSEAISFQRQNFRPADGVYITHAPSQQFDHFQYESSRTAPRPAAPRPVAFAQRPQPAPFRATTIDPRDQLLRPGPSPHLPDITLNHRNQHHSSLPSQQTLPFNPFYYDRKRSDDSGSEYQSSLTARSVAPIIETERPVKPKSPPRVIVTASASVSDSNGKRLNYTVGNVVSAVKPIVAINYDDFKESDLLFDPFFLDVPKLHARRKSRSNQYRHIFNVPETATISSSADSVKNTKPTLSPVTSRATTVKAFNQVKITTPTPITSAWNPDDYVDDNYEPHVYVPPVLPLAVVMARDLNKIVKYEAKTDEGLIKEHNKIMDIRVEQPKVRPSATQKVSSQSAGTEATHTMSPLPILAPACAASRTSDCRNRA; encoded by the exons ATGCGGCGGCAGGGTCGCCTGTCAGCCAGTGGCGCCCTAGTAGTGCGGACCGCCTCTGCCTTACAag tATGGCTGTGGTTGCTGCTCTTCGTGTTCCAAAATGAATTCCGGATATCCAGGTCCATTCAACCGGGg taCTTGGACTTTGACAATCTTCCTGAAACCAATTTTACGTGTACTGGCAAAGTGATCGGGGGCTACTACGCTGATTTAGAGACGTCTTGCCAAATGTTTCACGTTTGTACCGTAGGACAACAAGATGAACCAATGGATATTAAATTTCTCTGTTTAAATGGGACTGTATTTGATcag gAGACAAGAGTATGTGAAAGAGTAGACGAAGTCGACTGCACAAAGTCTGAAAAGttttatagtttaaatttagaattataCGGAAACACCGTACCTCCGATCATTGACCCCGAATCTTCATCTCAGTCTACGCCAACAGACTCGCAAATAAAAGGTGAAGAAAGTACCGAATCATTCGTAAACGAATCGTCTACCAATGCTTCTAAAACGCAAAATCAAACAATTGATTTAATAGATACAACAGAAGACCCCGTacatgaaacaaataaaaatgaattcaaAGATCAAATAAACAATAAGCCTACGCTCATATCAATTTCAAAACAGGAAGAGGAAg AATATGAGGAGGACGAAGAGGATTCGATAGATAGTGAAAATGCTGAATATGAAGATGAATATCCCAATACTGTAACTACGTCCATGGTTCACACCATTACAACAACGTCTTCTACAACTAAAATTCCTACGTCAAGTTCTGCTTTACCAATGAGAACGCATCGACCACCCGTGACACATTATATATCTTCACATCCTCCTACAATCTCTTCAGTGGCTCCTAGTACCTATTCATCAGTAACGTCCACATCTAAGCCTTCTTCTACGTTAGATCCGTCATTACTTTCCCCccaagaatttatttatagacatcgTGGGCCGGGTTCAGAAGCCATATCTTTTCAAAGACAAAACTTTCGACCAGCCGATGGCGTTTACATAACACATGCACCATCTCAACAATTTGATCATTTTCAATATGAATCATCGAGAACAGCACCACGTCCAGCAGCACCTCGTCCTGTAGCATTTGCACAAAGACCTCAACCTGCACCTTTTAGAGCTACCACGATCGATCCGCGTGATCAACTACTTCGGCCAGGACCTTCACCTCATTTACCTGATATTACTTTAAATCATCGCAATCAGCATCATTCTTCATTGCCATCACAGCAAACTTTACCTTTTAATCCTTTTTATTATGACCGAAAACGTAGTGATGACTCCGGTTCCGAATATCAATCATCTCTTACAGCTAGATCAGTGGCTCCTATTATTGAAACTGAACGTCCTGTAAAACCAAAAAGTCCACCAAGAGTTATAGTGACAGCTAGTGCATCAGTTAGTGATAGTAATGGAAAGAGATTAAATTATACAGTCGGTAATGTAGTAAGCGCAGTGAAGCCAATAGTTGCAATTAACTATGATGACTTTAAAGAATCTGACCTTCTATTTGACCCATTCTTTCTTGATGTACCAAAACTCCATGCCCGGCGAAAAAGCAGATCCAACCAATACAGGCATATTTTCAATGTTCCAGAAACTGCAACCATTTCGTCATCTGCTGATTCAGTTAAAAATACAAAGCCAACTTTATCCCCAGTTACATCAAGAGCGACAACTGTAAAAGCATTCAACCAAGTAAAAATAACAACGCCTACTCCTATTACATCTGCGTGGAATCCAGATGACTATGTAGATGATAATTATGAACCTCATGTATATGTGCCTCCTGTTCTACCTCTTGCAGTTGTTATGGCTCGTGATCTTAATAAAATCGTAAAATATGAAGCCAAGACGGATGAAGGCTTGATAAAGGAGCACAATAAAATAATGGATATTCGCGTAGAACAACCCAAGGTTAGGCCTTCTGCTACGCAAAAAGTCTCTAGTCAAAGTGCGGGTACAGAGGCTACGCATACCATGTCGCCATTGCCTATACTAGCGCCCGCTTGCGCTGCTTCGCGCACCAGTGACTGTCGGAATCGTGCCTAG